Proteins encoded within one genomic window of Geotalea daltonii FRC-32:
- a CDS encoding ABC transporter ATP-binding protein produces the protein MLRLRDVTKTYDGKSEVTALAGITLTIDPGEMVAIMGPSGSGKSTLLNLFGGLDVPTSGQVMVAGKDLAGENEKERSLFRRSKISYIFQAYHLMPTLKVSQNVALPLHLAGVSSTEISRRVAQALKDVGLESRANHLPDELSGGERQRVAIARALVTGAPLLLADEPTGNLDSARGEEILKLLRTIHRERGTTIVMVTHDHHAASACDRLISLRDGRVEGDGAVGGGK, from the coding sequence ATGTTGAGACTACGCGATGTAACCAAGACCTATGACGGAAAGTCGGAAGTGACGGCCCTTGCAGGGATCACCCTCACTATCGATCCGGGCGAAATGGTGGCGATCATGGGGCCGTCCGGCTCCGGCAAGTCAACCTTGCTCAACCTTTTCGGAGGGCTGGATGTTCCTACCTCGGGCCAGGTCATGGTGGCGGGGAAGGATCTGGCGGGGGAAAACGAGAAGGAACGGTCGCTGTTTCGCCGCTCGAAAATTTCTTATATTTTCCAGGCCTATCACCTGATGCCGACCTTGAAGGTAAGCCAGAACGTGGCGCTGCCCCTGCATCTGGCCGGCGTATCTTCCACCGAGATCAGTCGCAGGGTTGCCCAGGCCCTGAAGGACGTCGGCTTGGAGTCGCGGGCGAATCACCTTCCCGACGAGCTTTCCGGCGGCGAGCGCCAGCGGGTCGCCATTGCCCGGGCGCTGGTGACCGGGGCGCCGCTCCTTTTGGCGGACGAGCCCACCGGCAACCTGGACAGCGCCCGTGGAGAGGAGATCCTGAAGCTGCTCCGTACCATCCACCGTGAGCGGGGCACCACCATCGTCATGGTCACCCACGACCACCACGCCGCTTCCGCCTGCGACCGCCTGATAAGCCTGCGGGACGGCAGGGTTGAGGGGGATGGCGCCGTTGGAGGTGGGAAATGA
- a CDS encoding ABC transporter permease, with protein MNFLLRTLSLSYVRRHLMKTLLTLLGVVVGVATFSAIRSAQGTLVKGIRSTVDRVAGKAHLQITMAGGVPEEAQEKVRTLPGIRAVSPVIEQIVVPERGELGSLMVIGIDLLGDREMREYGFEGDDADLDDPLLFLAQPDSAIFTRDFAQRAGLKTGDTLPVRVSTGVKRVAARGLLSAKGFAEAFGGNLMVVDVYAAQELFGRGRRFDRIDVRLAEGTTVAQGTATLQKVLGPAYGVETPDRRSAQMEQTVNNFVVGFNVTSGFALCIGTFLIFNAFNVAVNRRRRDIGTLRALGATPRQVQSLFLLEALVIGLVGGAVGCLAGGAISEGFLRMMGQTTETVYGIASSGSSVMFPPGIVLESMLLGVVASLVGAWNPALAASRISPTEAFAKGAFQAKIAGSHGLRIAAGAVAFGCAILIALFPPFGGNPLILSVMVLGGIGMVLLVGPFSRVLLRFFAPLLMGFSPVAGRLCSNALLGAPRRTSGTVMAMALSLTFVLGFGGYMGSMTESMAKWMDDVLTSDLYVRASANWSRPDFLFPGTLRQELQKVSGVRAVESVRTIRPMYQGHQIVISSFEVEPVLKRIEYEYFSGNEQSILQGVGRQGMCFVSDNFQSRFNLGVGQEVELITPQGPVRFPIAAVVRDFGSDQGSIYMDRSTYLRHWQDDRVDIYDVSVVGGADVGQVRNLIRAQLAGKMPALISTRQEFVAEIKKAIDAFHALTRVTLFLALAVAFLGIVTSLLISVSERTREIGVLKALGAIPSQIVRSVVAEALVISLVSVFVAIPAGNLFAAFMEGAVARFFTGWSMPHLYPWNILIQLFIALPFVSAFAAWVPARQAARLKITEAIEYE; from the coding sequence ATGAATTTCCTGCTTCGCACCCTGTCTCTCTCCTACGTCAGGCGCCACCTGATGAAGACGCTGCTGACCCTGCTGGGTGTCGTGGTCGGCGTCGCCACCTTCAGCGCCATTCGCAGCGCCCAGGGAACACTGGTCAAGGGAATACGCTCCACTGTCGACCGTGTCGCCGGCAAGGCCCATCTGCAGATAACCATGGCCGGCGGAGTGCCGGAGGAGGCCCAGGAGAAGGTCCGAACCCTTCCGGGTATCCGGGCCGTCTCACCGGTCATCGAACAGATCGTGGTGCCGGAGCGGGGCGAACTGGGGAGCCTGATGGTGATCGGCATTGACCTCCTGGGGGACCGGGAGATGCGGGAATACGGTTTCGAGGGAGATGATGCCGACCTGGACGATCCGCTGCTGTTCCTCGCCCAGCCCGACTCGGCCATCTTCACCCGCGACTTTGCCCAAAGGGCGGGGCTAAAGACCGGTGACACCCTTCCGGTGCGGGTATCTACCGGGGTGAAGCGGGTTGCGGCACGGGGACTCCTTTCCGCCAAGGGTTTTGCCGAGGCCTTCGGCGGCAACCTGATGGTGGTGGATGTTTATGCCGCCCAGGAGCTATTCGGCCGGGGCCGCCGCTTCGACCGCATCGATGTGCGGCTTGCGGAGGGGACAACGGTGGCCCAAGGGACGGCAACGCTTCAGAAGGTCCTGGGGCCTGCCTATGGCGTGGAGACGCCGGACCGTCGGAGTGCACAGATGGAGCAGACGGTGAACAATTTCGTCGTCGGCTTCAATGTTACCAGCGGCTTTGCCCTTTGCATCGGTACCTTTCTCATCTTCAACGCCTTCAACGTGGCGGTGAACCGCAGGCGGCGCGACATCGGCACCCTGCGCGCCCTGGGGGCCACGCCGCGGCAGGTGCAGTCCCTCTTTCTCTTGGAGGCGCTGGTAATCGGCCTGGTCGGGGGTGCTGTCGGCTGTCTGGCTGGAGGTGCCATTTCCGAAGGGTTTCTCCGCATGATGGGGCAGACGACGGAAACGGTGTACGGGATTGCCTCCTCCGGAAGCTCCGTTATGTTTCCCCCTGGAATCGTCCTTGAGTCCATGCTGCTCGGCGTTGTCGCATCTCTCGTGGGAGCTTGGAATCCAGCGCTTGCCGCCTCCCGGATTTCTCCGACTGAAGCCTTTGCCAAAGGGGCTTTCCAGGCAAAGATTGCCGGAAGCCATGGGCTCCGAATCGCAGCCGGCGCCGTTGCTTTCGGCTGCGCCATTCTCATTGCCCTTTTTCCCCCTTTTGGCGGGAACCCACTCATCCTATCCGTGATGGTCCTCGGCGGAATCGGAATGGTGCTCCTCGTCGGCCCGTTTTCCCGCGTGCTCCTGCGTTTCTTCGCCCCGCTTCTTATGGGGTTTTCGCCGGTTGCGGGACGTCTCTGTTCCAATGCCCTCCTGGGAGCTCCCCGCAGGACCTCCGGCACGGTCATGGCCATGGCGCTTTCACTTACATTCGTTCTCGGATTCGGCGGATACATGGGATCTATGACAGAATCGATGGCCAAGTGGATGGATGATGTCCTCACCAGCGACCTTTACGTGCGGGCGTCCGCCAACTGGTCGCGCCCCGATTTCCTCTTTCCGGGAACATTGCGGCAGGAACTTCAGAAGGTGTCGGGCGTGCGGGCAGTTGAATCGGTGAGGACGATCCGCCCCATGTACCAGGGACATCAGATCGTAATCAGCTCCTTCGAGGTTGAGCCGGTACTGAAGCGGATCGAGTACGAATATTTCAGCGGCAACGAGCAGTCCATACTCCAGGGGGTCGGCAGGCAGGGGATGTGCTTCGTTTCGGATAATTTTCAGAGCCGCTTCAACCTGGGCGTTGGGCAGGAAGTCGAACTGATAACCCCCCAGGGGCCCGTGCGGTTTCCCATAGCCGCCGTTGTGCGCGATTTTGGCTCGGACCAGGGTTCCATTTATATGGACCGGAGTACTTATCTGCGCCATTGGCAGGATGACCGAGTGGATATCTATGACGTGTCAGTGGTTGGCGGAGCTGATGTGGGCCAGGTCCGCAACCTGATTCGGGCGCAGTTGGCGGGGAAGATGCCGGCTCTGATCTCGACCAGGCAGGAGTTCGTTGCCGAGATCAAGAAGGCTATCGATGCCTTTCATGCCCTGACACGGGTCACCCTGTTCCTTGCTTTGGCGGTGGCGTTCCTGGGCATCGTCACATCGCTTCTAATTTCAGTGTCGGAACGGACCCGGGAAATCGGCGTATTGAAGGCACTCGGCGCGATCCCGTCGCAAATCGTCCGGAGCGTCGTGGCGGAGGCACTCGTCATCTCCCTGGTGTCGGTCTTCGTGGCAATCCCTGCCGGAAATC
- a CDS encoding Tll0287-like domain-containing protein produces MMKKRVSVVLVMGLVSATLLFAQNLFAAQNDEKLAKLLADYLLKGRAVIANNQSLINTSGKADKGFTAAVYEAQLADDFKKMTGLDIKNLNTSDYNSGILQKLHNSAKEVVTEAQPQINQPGIAFKGFSPAIYGKKTGDKFLKKTGITVKQTSLKYRNPANKPDKFETDVLKKFENGWVRSKTYSEQTTSGGKKTFRYLAPVYITQMCLTCHGSPAGDMDISGRKKEGYKEGDVRGAISVSIPVK; encoded by the coding sequence ATGATGAAAAAAAGGGTTTCGGTGGTACTGGTGATGGGACTTGTTTCAGCAACACTTCTTTTCGCGCAAAATCTGTTTGCCGCCCAAAATGATGAAAAGCTGGCAAAGCTCCTTGCCGACTATTTGCTGAAAGGGCGAGCCGTAATCGCCAACAATCAATCCCTCATAAATACGTCAGGCAAAGCCGATAAGGGATTTACAGCTGCAGTCTATGAAGCGCAGCTTGCCGATGATTTTAAAAAAATGACCGGCCTGGACATTAAAAACCTGAACACTTCAGACTATAACAGCGGCATTCTGCAGAAACTGCATAACTCGGCAAAAGAAGTTGTCACCGAAGCTCAACCCCAGATCAACCAGCCGGGAATAGCTTTTAAAGGTTTTTCTCCGGCAATATACGGAAAGAAGACGGGAGATAAGTTTTTGAAAAAAACCGGTATTACCGTAAAGCAGACCAGCCTTAAATATCGCAATCCTGCCAATAAACCGGACAAATTCGAAACAGATGTATTGAAGAAATTCGAAAATGGATGGGTGCGCAGCAAAACATATTCAGAACAGACAACCAGCGGCGGCAAAAAGACCTTCCGTTACCTGGCGCCTGTCTATATTACCCAGATGTGTCTCACCTGCCATGGTTCTCCTGCCGGTGACATGGACATCTCAGGGAGAAAGAAGGAAGGCTATAAGGAAGGTGATGTGCGCGGGGCCATCAGTGTCAGCATACCGGTGAAATAA
- a CDS encoding ABC1 kinase family protein, with protein MTDETLIKAMPKDATIDPTGERLAELVSSIAGRKMPVSSFSRMWNLGSAHARVTLGYFAYWLRSRFADDDGKQRLKNEAHLAAALQLFSTMGYLRGAVMKVGQMLANLPEIVPEEFAEVLSALHFEAPPMHYAMVRDVFLDEFGREPEELFASFDRQAFAAASLGQVHRARLHSGEEVAVKVQYPHIARTIKADLRNLRILLQPMCLTSDWQNTLDKLTDLEHVLLMETDYENEARISNETRQLYGDEDQVVVPRVHEQYSTKRVLTTDYLAGKHLEQLLAENPSQEERDHFCTLISKAIYRIYYRLHRVHADPHPGNFIFMEDGRLGLIDFGCSRVITDDEWRLMMAIEQAGIDGDEEALSRLIAEACLCKNPGEIEPDRLETVRRGVDWQLKPTLTEGLYDMGDREEFLRGVTSLMEMTRKGYTRGSPLYLWTNRLCLGARAVGYRLKGRVHHQKIQRQEFAAVKGDAPC; from the coding sequence ATGACTGATGAAACGCTTATCAAGGCAATGCCCAAAGATGCGACCATCGACCCGACCGGGGAGCGGCTGGCAGAACTGGTGAGCAGCATTGCCGGCAGGAAAATGCCGGTCTCCTCCTTTTCCCGCATGTGGAACCTGGGTTCGGCCCACGCCAGGGTCACCCTGGGTTACTTTGCCTACTGGCTCCGCAGTCGCTTTGCCGATGATGATGGGAAGCAGCGCCTTAAAAACGAGGCGCACCTGGCGGCAGCCCTGCAGTTATTCTCCACCATGGGATATCTGCGGGGTGCAGTGATGAAGGTGGGGCAGATGCTGGCCAACCTGCCGGAGATTGTCCCGGAGGAATTTGCCGAAGTCCTTTCGGCGCTCCATTTCGAGGCCCCTCCCATGCATTATGCCATGGTCAGGGATGTTTTCCTGGACGAGTTCGGGCGAGAGCCGGAGGAACTGTTCGCTTCCTTCGACCGTCAGGCTTTCGCCGCCGCTTCCCTGGGGCAGGTACACCGCGCCCGGCTGCATAGCGGGGAGGAAGTGGCGGTAAAGGTCCAGTATCCCCACATCGCCCGGACTATCAAGGCAGACCTGCGCAATCTCCGAATTCTGCTGCAACCCATGTGTCTCACCAGCGACTGGCAGAACACCCTGGACAAGCTGACGGATTTGGAGCACGTGCTGCTCATGGAGACCGATTACGAAAATGAGGCCCGTATCAGCAACGAGACGAGGCAGTTGTACGGCGACGAAGACCAGGTGGTGGTGCCGAGGGTCCATGAACAGTATTCCACGAAGCGGGTTTTGACGACGGACTATCTGGCCGGCAAGCACCTTGAGCAACTCCTGGCTGAAAATCCCAGCCAGGAGGAGCGTGATCATTTCTGTACGCTCATTTCCAAGGCCATTTACAGGATTTATTACCGTCTGCACCGGGTGCATGCCGACCCGCACCCCGGCAACTTCATATTTATGGAGGATGGACGCCTGGGGCTCATCGATTTCGGCTGCTCCCGGGTCATCACCGATGATGAGTGGCGGCTGATGATGGCTATCGAGCAGGCCGGCATCGACGGGGATGAAGAGGCTTTGAGCCGTTTGATTGCCGAAGCATGCCTGTGCAAGAACCCCGGGGAGATCGAACCGGACCGGCTGGAAACGGTGCGGCGCGGGGTCGATTGGCAGCTGAAGCCTACGTTGACTGAAGGGCTCTACGATATGGGGGACCGGGAGGAATTTCTGCGAGGCGTCACCAGTTTAATGGAGATGACCCGCAAAGGATATACCCGCGGTTCCCCCTTGTACCTCTGGACCAATCGCTTGTGCCTCGGTGCCAGGGCAGTGGGGTACCGCCTGAAAGGACGCGTCCATCACCAGAAGATCCAGCGGCAGGAATTTGCCGCCGTAAAAGGAGATGCTCCATGTTGA
- a CDS encoding ABC1 kinase family protein, protein MQCESGYRTDSAGRTGSTLTKETERQLAELIERVAGKKPPVSSYSRMWIMGSTQAKVAMTFLASWVQCLFSDADRKERMRNEARLKAALELLGTMGYLRGAVMKLGQLLANLPEVIPEEVAEILGKLHFQAPAMHFSMVREVFLDEFRREPEEIFASFERKAFAAASLGQVHRARLHTGEEVAVKIQYPHIARTIRADMRNLRLLLQPMRMTEDWPNLLDKLADVEQMLLMEADYQQEAAFGTEIRSHFSPEEGIVVPRVFGEYSTGRVLTTEYLRGLHLDQFLALDPDQALRDHFTHLYTAATMRLLYRVHWLMADPNPGNYIFMEDGRLGIVDFGCTRVLSEDEWSLQRQVEDAVLKGDEAEMKRLVAKASLYESAEEMGPERLEVVGRSIRWMLEPWQTEGLFDFGDRDFFCRGVDALMDVARRRYTRGMPVHIWSTRFILGARAIVYRLKGRCDFRKIYDKESGGADRTRIHAADEVFND, encoded by the coding sequence ATGCAGTGTGAAAGCGGCTATAGGACCGATTCCGCCGGCAGAACCGGCAGTACCCTCACCAAAGAGACCGAGAGGCAACTGGCGGAATTGATAGAGCGGGTTGCTGGTAAGAAGCCGCCGGTCAGTTCTTACTCACGCATGTGGATCATGGGGTCGACCCAGGCGAAGGTTGCCATGACCTTCTTGGCATCATGGGTTCAGTGCCTGTTTTCCGATGCCGACCGAAAGGAGCGGATGCGGAACGAGGCGCGGCTGAAGGCCGCCCTGGAGCTGTTGGGGACCATGGGGTACCTGCGGGGTGCCGTCATGAAACTGGGACAGCTGCTGGCAAACCTGCCGGAGGTGATCCCGGAAGAGGTGGCGGAGATATTGGGGAAGCTCCATTTCCAGGCGCCGGCCATGCATTTTTCCATGGTTCGCGAGGTCTTTCTCGACGAGTTCAGACGGGAGCCTGAAGAGATCTTTGCCTCCTTCGAACGCAAGGCTTTTGCTGCGGCTTCCCTGGGGCAGGTGCACCGGGCGCGCCTCCACACCGGCGAAGAGGTGGCGGTGAAAATCCAGTATCCCCACATTGCCAGGACGATCCGGGCAGACATGCGCAACCTGCGTCTGTTGCTGCAACCCATGCGCATGACCGAGGATTGGCCGAACCTTCTGGATAAGCTGGCAGACGTGGAGCAGATGCTTCTGATGGAGGCCGATTACCAGCAGGAAGCCGCCTTCGGTACCGAGATACGGAGCCATTTCTCTCCGGAGGAGGGTATAGTGGTTCCCCGGGTGTTCGGGGAATACTCAACAGGCCGAGTCCTGACCACCGAATATCTGCGCGGACTGCACCTTGACCAGTTTCTCGCCCTCGATCCCGATCAGGCTCTGCGGGATCATTTCACCCACCTTTACACTGCAGCGACCATGCGGCTTCTCTACCGGGTCCACTGGCTCATGGCCGATCCCAATCCCGGCAACTATATCTTCATGGAGGACGGTCGGCTGGGAATCGTCGATTTCGGCTGTACCCGCGTCCTTTCGGAAGATGAATGGTCTCTCCAGCGCCAGGTGGAAGACGCTGTCTTGAAGGGTGACGAGGCGGAAATGAAAAGGCTCGTTGCCAAAGCCAGCCTCTATGAAAGCGCTGAAGAAATGGGACCGGAACGCCTGGAGGTTGTCGGACGTTCCATCCGGTGGATGTTGGAGCCGTGGCAGACGGAGGGGCTATTCGATTTCGGCGACCGGGATTTTTTCTGCCGAGGTGTCGATGCGCTGATGGATGTGGCGAGGAGGCGCTATACCCGCGGCATGCCGGTCCATATCTGGAGCACCCGTTTCATTCTGGGGGCGCGGGCAATCGTCTACCGGCTTAAGGGGCGCTGTGATTTCAGAAAGATCTATGACAAGGAATCGGGCGGAGCTGACAGAACACGAATTCATGCAGCTGATGAGGTTTTCAATGACTGA
- a CDS encoding TetR/AcrR family transcriptional regulator produces MRISEQAKQESRTRLLEKAAELFVNKGFEDTTTRDIAQAAGLAAGTMFNYFPSKETLAMTMVTEALENGIGDFNRRRTGEEDLAEELFLFISSGLRRLRPLRHFLGPVLERSLSPFPRKNICHEGEAARLQHLNAVQAIIERHGFTEAPDEVTITIYWSLFLGILAFWTSDESVNQEATQALIDYSIRTFVHVISGSGSEGSVHDAV; encoded by the coding sequence ATGCGCATCAGCGAGCAGGCAAAACAGGAGAGCCGGACACGGCTTCTGGAAAAGGCTGCAGAGTTATTCGTAAACAAAGGATTTGAGGATACCACCACCCGAGACATTGCCCAAGCGGCTGGGTTGGCTGCTGGTACCATGTTCAACTATTTCCCCAGCAAGGAAACCCTTGCCATGACCATGGTCACGGAAGCTTTGGAAAACGGCATCGGCGATTTTAACCGCCGGCGTACCGGAGAAGAAGACCTGGCCGAGGAGCTGTTCCTGTTCATCAGCTCAGGACTGCGCCGGCTGCGGCCGTTGCGCCACTTTCTCGGCCCGGTCCTGGAGCGTTCCCTGAGCCCCTTTCCCCGGAAGAACATCTGTCATGAAGGAGAGGCTGCTCGTCTGCAGCACCTGAATGCCGTGCAGGCCATTATCGAGCGGCACGGCTTCACGGAGGCTCCCGATGAGGTAACCATAACCATTTACTGGTCCCTCTTTCTCGGCATTCTCGCCTTCTGGACCAGTGACGAATCGGTGAATCAAGAGGCAACCCAGGCTCTGATAGACTACTCCATCCGGACCTTCGTTCACGTGATCAGCGGTAGCGGATCGGAAGGGAGTGTACACGATGCAGTGTGA